Proteins encoded in a region of the Vitis riparia cultivar Riparia Gloire de Montpellier isolate 1030 chromosome 7, EGFV_Vit.rip_1.0, whole genome shotgun sequence genome:
- the LOC117919337 gene encoding transcription factor DIVARICATA-like, which translates to MEWSDFLESSFCTNLQALQTPHPGWDYEENKMFETALAQLGFATPDLLQKVAARVPGKSFEQVVSHFAALVQDIEMIESAGDFPMSMPELGTKKEQGSSARAMSTGHTSRRGVPWTVQEHKLFLVGLIAFGKGDWRNISRHCVISKSPTQVASHAQKYFKRHSSSASSSARRRRCSIHDIQINFDDDSTSTILPNISQISDASRLLPSSCNNGEEKNPISPS; encoded by the exons ATGGAATGGTCAGATTTTCTTGAATCTTCCTTCTGCACTAATCTGCAGGCTCTTCAAACACCCCATCCTGGATGGGATTATGAAGAGAACAAGATGTTTGAGACTGCTTTGGCCCAACTTGGCTTTGCTACTCCAGACTTACTGCAGAAAGTGGCTGCTAGGGTTCCTGGGAAAAGCTTTGAACAGGTTGTCAGCCATTTTGCAGCACTGGTTCAAGATATAGAAATGATTGAGTCTGCAGGCGACTTCCCCATGTCTATGCCAGAACTGGGTACTAAGAAAGAACAAGGATCATCTGCTAGAGCCATGTCCACTGGCCATACATCCCGAAGGGGGGTTCCATGGACTGTACAAGAACATAA GTTGTTCCTGGTTGGACTGATAGCATTTGGGAAAGGAGACTGGAGGAACATATCCAGGCACTGTGTGATAAGCAAGAGCCCAACCCAGGTGGCCAGCCATGCTCAGAAGTACTTCAAGCGCCATAGCAGCTCTGCATCATCTTCTGCAAGGAGGAGACGATGCAGCATTCatgatattcaaattaattttgatgatgattccACCTCAACCATCTTGCCTAATATCTCCCAAATCTCAGATGCTTCCAGGCTGCTGCCTTCTTCCTGCAACAATGGGGAGGAGAAGAACCCTATTTCTCCATCATGA
- the LOC117918808 gene encoding plant intracellular Ras-group-related LRR protein 4-like: MESSAKSVDDIVGEIMRIHRSLPTRPGIDEVEAARTLIRNVEKEDQARLEAIGRQPRNPDVPEELFMVFQEMQKNLVSLQSKEEKREALKLLDLEGVHLMFDDLIQRASRCLPSTSISHHSSSSSSSPSTLSKSSESAPASASATAFNSTVFKETPKVTDLFTRDDSYVKKTKSTFYVDGIGASPANLSTPQILDSSLKSPSTSGQDSEKLSLIKLASLIEVSSKKGTRDLNLQNKLMDQIEWLPDSIGKLSSLMTLDLSENRIVALPATIGGLSSLTKLDLHSNRIAELPDCIGNLLSVVVLDLRGNQLTSLPATFCRLVRLEELDLSSNRLSSLPESIGSLVKLKKLSVETNDIEEIPHTIGQCSSLKELRADYNRLKALPEAVGRIQSLEILSVRYNNIKQLPTTMSSLSNLRELDVSFNELESIPESLCFATTLVKMNIGNNFADLQYLPRSIGNLEMLEELDISNNQIRVLPDSFKMLTRLRVLRLDQNPLEVPPRHVAEMGAQAVVQYMAELVAKREVKSLPVKQKKTWAQRCFFSRSNKRKRNGMDYVKA, from the exons ATGGAATCGTCAGCGAAATCGGTGGATGATATTGTGGGGGAGATCATGAGAATTCATAGATCTCTGCCCACAAGGCCTGGGATTGATGAGGTGGAAGCAGCAAGGACATTGATAAGGAATGTGGAGAAGGAGGACCAAGCGAGACTCGAAGCCATTGGGAGGCAACCCAGAAACCCAGATGTGCCGGAGGAGCTGTTCATGGTGTTTCAGGAGATGCAGAAGAATTTGGTGTCTTTGCAGAGCAAAGAGGAGAAGAGGGAGGCCTTGAAGTTGCTTGATCTTGAAGGGGTACACTTGATGTTCGATGATTTGATTCAGAGGGCCTCTAGATGCCTTCCTTCTACCTCCATTTCCCACCACTCTAGCAGTTCCTCTTCCTCTCCCTCCACTTTGTCCAAGTCTTCCGAGTCTGCTCCTGCTTCAGCTTCAGCTACTGCTTTCAATTCCACCGTCTTTAAAGAAACTCCTAAAGTTACTGATTTGTTCACCAGAGATGATAGTTATGTGAAGAAGACTAAGTCCACATTTTATGTGGATGGAATTGGGGCCAGTCCTGCGAATTTATCAACACCCCAGATACTGGATTCGTCCCTAAAGTCTCCAAGCACTTCAG GTCAAGATAGTGAGAAGTTGAGTCTGATAAAGCTTGCTAGCTTGATTGAAGTATCTTCAAAGAAAGGAACTCGAGATCTCAATCTCCAGAACAAGTTGATGGATCAAATTGAATGGCTACCTGACTCCATAGGGAAGTTATCGAGTTTAATGACCCTGGACTTGTCAGAGAATCGGATTGTAGCCCTTCCAGCTACAATTGGGGGCCTTTCATCATTGACAAAATTGGACTTACATTCAAACAGGATTGCTGAACTCCCTGACTGCATTGGAAATCTCCTCAGTGTGGTTGTTCTGGACCTAAGGGGGAACCAGTTGACATCTCTGCCTGCTACATTCTGCAGACTGGTCCGTCTAGAGGAGCTCGATTTGAGCTCAAATAGGCTCTCTTCTCTTCCTGAGTCCATTGGGTCACTTGTCAAACTGAAAAAATTAAGCGTGGAGACTAATGACATCGAAGAAATTCCACATACTATTGGTCAGTGCTCTTCCCTCAAGGAGCTTCGAGCAGATTATAATCGGCTCAAAGCTCTTCCAGAAGCTGTAGGAAGGATACAGTCCCTGGAGATTCTGTCTGTGCGTTACAATAACATCAAACAATTACCCACAACGATGTCCTCACTTTCAAACCTAAGGGAGCTTGATGTGAGTTTCAATGAGCTTGAGTCGATACCCGAGAGTTTATGTTTTGCAACCACACTTGTCAAGATGAATATAGGCAACAATTTTGCTGATCTGCAATACTTACCACGGTCTATTGGCAACCTTGAGATGCTTGAAGAGTTGGATATTAGCAATAATCAGATACGGGTCCTTCCAGATTCTTTTAAGATGCTAACACGGCTAAGAGTCTTACGGCTGGATCAAAATCCTCTAGAAGTGCCACCAAGACATGTTGCTGAAATGGGTGCACAG GCCGTAGTTCAGTACATGGCTGAACTGGTCGCAAAGAGGGAGGTCAAATCACTGCCAGTTAAGCAGAAAAAGACCTGGGCTCAGAGATGCTTCTTTTCAAGGTCTAACAAAAGGAAGCGCAATGGCATGGATTATGTGAAAGCCTGA
- the LOC117917823 gene encoding uncharacterized protein LOC117917823 isoform X2, protein MAHLHEGFSIGNLPMLDQLAALVMVFDMNDLSSFVALQDWVSHTDIQNFDILLCVGNKVDLVPGHSAHVEYRRRLQRLGDLSAEPYSEFSDYGISETEGSSLLGDEESPWEISRSCLEWCSERNIEYIEACASNADFDKCLSVNGDSQGVDRILGALSAHMWPGMTLKSGDKIMEPSLPENQELSEEESDYEIEYEILSAGSAEPWDDTDEVWVSASGPTASTSTSRSLTQNVEIEEHDQEKKNRGDARELQVSTSTAPSQEEINGEMVPKVNETDEAVEVDEGRHLKYEDLEQLMSEIGNMRDSLRLMPDFQRREMAANLAMKMAAMFGDGSDEEGFDG, encoded by the exons ATGGCTCATCTTCATGAAGGGTTTTCGATAGGGAACCTGCCAATGCTTGACCAGTTGGCTGCTTTGGTCATGGTTTTCGACATGAATGAT CTGTCATCTTTTGTTGCACTTCAAGATTGGGTTTCTCACACtgatattcaaaattttgacataTTATTATGTGTTGGGAACAAAGTGGATCTTGTTCCAGGCCATTCAGCTCATGTGGAGTACAGAAGACGACTGCAGCGGCTTGGTGACTTGTCTGCTGAACCTTATTCAGAGTTCTCCGATTATGGAATATCTGAAACTGAAGGAAGTAGTTTGTTAGGGGATGAAGAATCACCATGGGAGATAAGCAGGTCATGTTTGGAGTGGTGCAGCGAACGCAACATTGAATACATTGAAGCTTGTGCATCCAACGCTGATTTTGACAAAT GTTTGTCAGTTAATGGTGATTCACAAGGAGTTGATAGAATCCTGGGTGCACTTTCTGCTCATATGTGGCCTGGAATGACCCTGAAATCGGGTGATAAGATCATGGAACCATCATTACCTGAAAACcaag AGTTGTCAGAAGAAGAATCTGATTATGAAATTGAGTATGAAATCCTCTCTGCTGGTTCAGCTGAGCCATGGGATGACACAGACGAGGTATGGGTGTCTGCAAGTGGTCCTACTGCATCCACAAGTACAAGCAGATCACTCACTCAGAATGTTGAAATCGAAGAACATGatcaagagaagaaaaacagaggtgATGCAAGAGAGCTTCAAGTCTCAACATCAACAGCTCCATCACAGGAAGAGATTAATGGGGAGATGGTACCCAAAGTGAATGAAACTGATGAAGCTGTGGAGGTAGATGAGGGTAGACACCTTAAATATGAAGATCTTGAACAGTTGATGTCTGAGATCGGGAACATGCGTGACAGCTTGAGGTTGATGCCTGATTTTCAAAGGAGGGAAATGGCTGCAAATCTTGCCATGAAAATGGCTGCCATGTTTGGGGACGGCAGTGATGAAGAGGGATTTGATGGATGA
- the LOC117917493 gene encoding monosaccharide-sensing protein 2-like produces MNGAVLVAIAAAIGNLLQGWDNATIAGAVLYIKREFHLQTEPTIEGLIVAMSLIGATAITTFSGPVADWLGRRPMLIISSVLYFLSGLVMLWSPNVYVLLLARLLDGFGIGLAVTLVPVYISETAPSEIRGQLNTLPQFTGSGGMFLSYCMVFWMSLMDSPKWRLMLGVLSIPSLLYFALTVFYLPESPRWLVSKGRMAEAKQVLQRLRGREDVAGEMALLVEGLGVGGDTSIEEYIIGPADELADNQEQSTEKDQIKLYGPEQGLSWVARPVTGQSTLGLVSRHGSMANQSVPLMDPLVTLFGSVHEKFPETGSMRSMLFPNMGSMFSVAEHQDKNEQWDEESLQRDGEDYGSDGGGESDDNLRSPLLSRQTSSTEKDMVPPAANGSILNMRRHSSLMQGAAGEAGSSMGIGGGWQLAWKWSEKRGKDGKKERELQRIYLHPEDAPGSRRGSVASLPIADAPEEGGFVQASALVSQSMLYSKGGKDMHPIGPAMVQPAESVAVGPSWQDLFEPGIKRALFVGVGIQILQQFSGINGVLYYTPQILEQAGVGVLLSNMGIGSESASLLISGLTTLLMLPSIGFAMRLMDVSGRRWLLLTTLPILLLSLIILVLGNIIPMGSLVHAIISTVSVVVYFCCFVMAFGPIPNILCSEIFPTRVRGLCIAVCALTFWICDIIVTYSLPVMLSSVGLAGVFGIYAIVCILSWIFVFLKVPETKGMPLEVISEFFAVGAKQAATDAKNN; encoded by the exons ATGAACGGAGCTGTGCTGGTAGCGATTGCTGCGGCGATAGGGAACTTGCTGCAGGGGTGGGATAATGCCACTATTGCAG GGGCTGTTCTTTACATCAAAAGGGAGTTTCATTTGCAAACAGAACCAACTATAGAAGGGCTGATTGTAGCCATGTCACTGATTGGAGCCACTGCTATCACAACATTCTCTGGACCTGTAGCAGATTGGCTTGGACGGCGTCCAATGCTGATAATCTCATctgttctttattttctcagtgGCCTTGTAATGCTGTGGTCTCCCAATGTTTATGTTCTGCTTTTGGCAAGGCTATTAGATGGATTTGGAATTGGTCTGGCAGTTACTCTTGTTCCCGTCTATATATCCGAGACAGCCCCATCTGAAATAAGGGGACAACTAAATACTCTTCCACAGTTCACTGGCTCTGGTGGGATGTTTTTGTCATACTGTATGGTATTTTGGATGTCACTGATGGATTCACCCAAGTGGAGATTGATGCTTGGGGTTCTTTCTATTCCTTCTCTTCTCTATTTTGCATTAACTGTGTTTTATTTGCCTGAATCTCCACGGTGGCTTGTGAGTAAAGGGCGGATGGCTGAGGCTAAACAGGTACTGCAGAGATTGCGTGGCAGGGAAGATGTTGCAG GTGAGATGGCTTTGCTGGTTGAAGGTCTTGGAGTTGGGGGTGACACTTCTATTGAAGAATACATAATTGGCCCTGCAGATGAGCTTGCTGACAACCAAGAACAAAGCACAGAGAAAGATCAAATCAAGTTATATGGGCCTGAACAGGGTCTCTCATGGGTTGCCAGACCTGTCACTGGCCAGAGTACTCTGGGACTAGTGAGCCGCCATGGAAGCATGGCAAACCAGAGTGTGCCTCTTATGGATCCTCTTGTCACTCTCTTTGGCAGTGTCCATGAAAAGTTCCCTGAGACGGGAAGCATGCGCAGCATGCTTTTCCCAAACATGGGCAGCATGTTTAGTGTGGCAGAACATCAAGATAAAAATGAACAGTGGGATGAGGAGAGCCTTCAGAGGGATGGTGAGGACTATGGATCTGATGGTGGTGGGGAATCTGATGACAATTTGCGGAGTCCATTACTCTCTCGTCAAACTTCTAGCACAGAAAAGGACATGGTCCCTCCTGCAGCCAATGGCAGCATCTTAAATATGAGACGGCACAGCAGCCTCATGCAAGGAGCTGCTGGCGAAGCAGGCAGTAGTATGGGGATCGGTGGAGGTTGGCAACTGGCATGGAAATGGTCTGAGAAGAGAGGTAAAGATGGGAAGAAGGAAAGAGAACTTCAAAGAATCTATTTACACCCAGAGGATGCCCCCGGGTCTCGGCGAGGCTCTGTTGCTTCACTTCCCATTGCTGATGCCCCCGAAGAAGGTGGATTCGTTCAGGCTTCTGCTCTAGTAAGCCAGTCTATGCTTTATTCCAAGGGTGGTAAGGACATGCATCCAATTGGACCAGCAATGGTTCAACCAGCAGAGTCTGTTGCGGTCGGACCAAGTTGGCAAGATCTTTTTGAACCAGGAATCAAGCGTGCATTGTTTGTTGGGGTGGGAATTCAAATACTCCAGCAG TTTTCTGGCATAAATGGGGTTCTCTACTACACTCCTCAGATTCTTGAGCAAGCAGGTGTTGGAGTTCTTCTGTCAAATATGGGCATTGGCTCGGAATCTGCATCGCTGCTCATAAGTGGTCTCACAACCTTGTTGATGCTTCCTTCTATAGGTTTTGCCATGAGGCTAATGGATGTAAGTGGTAGAAg GTGGCTGCTGCTGACGACGCTACCTATACTGTTACTGTCACTCATCATACTAGTCCTTGGCAACATCATTCCCATGGGTTCTCTTGTTCATGCAATAATCTCGACTGTTAGCGTTGTGGTCTACTTCTGCTGCTTCGTCATGGCCTTTGGGCCGATTCCCAACATCCTCTGCTCAGAGATATTCCCTACCCGCGTTCGAGGCCTCTGCATTGCTGTATGTGCTCTCACATTTTGGATCTGTGACATCATTGTCACCTATTCACTCCCTGTGATGCTCTCTTCTGTTGGCCTTGCTGGAGTCTTCGGCATCTATGCCATCGTCTGCATCCTCTCCTGGATCTTTGTCTTCTTGAAGGTTCCCGAAACAAAAGGCATGCCCCTAGAAGTCATTTCAGAGTTCTTTGCTGTGGGTGCAAAGCAGGCTGCTACTGATGCCAAGAACAACTGA
- the LOC117917717 gene encoding mitochondrial phosphate carrier protein 1, mitochondrial-like yields MRGVEERRECGELTPGPGYFWVCTIGGMLSAGTTHVAITPLDVLKVNMQVYPIKYNTISSCFITLLREQGPSAFWRGWATKFFGYGVQGGFRFGLYEYFKKLYSDVLVDHNRSFIFFASSASAEVLANVALCPFEAVKVRVQAQPHFAKGLLDGFPKLYASEGLYGFYRGLVPLWGRNLPFSMIMFSTFEHSVDFLYRNVIHRRKEDCSRVQQLGVTCLAGCAAGSVASLITNPADNIVASLYNRKADSLLLAVKKIGLMNLFTRSLPIRIILVGPVVTLQWLVYDTIKVLSGLPTSGEVLADKEVNKKV; encoded by the exons ATGAGAGGGGTAGAAGAAAGGAGAGAGTGTGGGGAATTGACTCCTGGACCTGGGTATTTCTGGGTCTGCACCATTGGTGGAATGCTCAGTGCTGGAACCACCCATGTCGCTATCACTCCTCTTGATGTCTTAAAAGTCAACATGCAG GTATACCCCATCAAGTATAACACTATCTCCTCATGTTTTATTACCCTATTGAGAGAACAAGGTCCTTCTGCCTTCTGGAGGGGTTGGGCCACCAAGTTCTTTGGGTATGGTGTTCAAGGTGGATTTCGATTTGGTCTATATGAATATTTCAAGAAGCTTTACTCTGATGTGCTGGTAGACCACAACCGAAGCTTCATCTTCTTTGCAAGTAGTGCATCTGCAGAAGTACTTGCCAATGTGGCTCTCTGTCCTTTTGAAGCTGTTAAAGTCCGGGTTCAAGCGCAGCCCCATTTCGCAAAGGGTTTGCTTGATGGCTTTCCAAAGCTGTATGCATCAGAAGGCCTCTATGG CTTTTACAGGGGTCTTGTTCCACTTTGGGGTCGAAACCTTCCAT TCTCTATGATTATGTTCTCAACTTTTGAACATTCTGTGGATTTTCTGTACCGTAATGTTATCCATAGAAGAAAGGAGGATTGCTCAAGAGTTCAACAGCTTGGAGTGACATGTTTAGCTGGCTGTGCTGCTGGATCTGTTGCTTCCTTAATTACTAATCCTGCTGACAACATTGTTGCCTCTCTTTATAACAGAAAGGCTGATAGCCTCTTGCTG GCTGTGAAGAAAATTGGACTTATGAATTTATTTACAAGAAGTCTTCCTATTAGGATAATTCTAGTGGGGCCCGTTGTAACTTTGCAGTGGTTAGTTTATGACACCATCAAAGTCTTAAGTGGATT ACCTACCAGTGGGGAAGTTCTCGCTGACAAAGAAGTGAACAAAAAAGTGTAA
- the LOC117917824 gene encoding RING-H2 finger protein ATL80-like — protein sequence MTRSSRFLSSWNSSTAEPPEAVEVESDFVVILAALLCALICVVGLIAVARCAWLRRGSAGGARASATQPAANKGLKKKILQSLPKLTHDATVSGKFAECAICLAEFVEGDEIRVLPQCGHGFHVLCVDTWLSSHSSCPSCRQILVVARCRQCGKFPAISGTATSDAELKAREQGTADNGFLP from the coding sequence ATGACTCGTTCTTCAAGATTCCTGAGCAGCTGGAACTCATCGACAGCGGAACCCCCGGAGGCAGTGGAGGTCGAGTCCGATTTCGTGGTGATCCTTGCGGCGCTGCTATGCGCTCTGATATGCGTGGTGGGTCTCATCGCCGTAGCTCGCTGCGCTTGGCTTCGGCGGGGCTCAGCGGGAGGGGCGCGCGCGTCGGCCACGCAACCGGCGGCGAACAAGGGGCTGAAGAAGAAGATCCTTCAGTCGCTTCCGAAGCTGACCCACGACGCCACAGTGAGCGGCAAGTTCGCGGAGTGCGCCATATGCTTGGCGGAGTTCGTGGAGGGTGACGAGATCCGAGTTCTGCCGCAGTGCGGGCATGGGTTCCATGTGTTGTGCGTGGACACATGGCTGAGCTCCCACTCCTCCTGCCCGTCGTGCCGGCAGATACTGGTCGTCGCCAGGTGCCGGCAGTGCGGCAAGTTCCCCGCAATTTCCGGCACGGCAACGTCGGACGCGGAACTCAAGGCAAGGGAACAGGGTACTGCTGATAATGGGTTTCTACCATAA
- the LOC117919090 gene encoding eukaryotic translation initiation factor 6-2, which translates to MATRLQFENSCEVGVFSKLTNAYCLVAIGGSESFYSVFESELADVIPVVKTSIGGTRIIGRLCAGNKKGLLLPHTTTDQELQHLRNSLPDQVVVQRIEEKLSALGNCIACNDHVALAHTDLDRETEEMVADVLGVEVFRQTIAGNILVGSYCTFSNRGGLVHPHTSIEDLDELSTLLQVPLVAGTVNRGSEVIAAGMTVNDWTAFCGSDTTATELSVIESVFKLREAQPSAIVDEMRKSLIDSYV; encoded by the exons ATGGCAACCA GGCTTCAGTTTGAGAACTCGTGCGAAGTTGGGGTGTTCTCCAAGCTCACCAATGCGTATTGTTTGGTTGCGATCGGTGGTTCCGAAAGCTTTTACAG TGTGTTTGAATCAGAGTTGGCTGATGTTATCCCCGTGGTTAAAACCTCGATTGGTGGTACGAGAATTATTGGTCGGCTTTGTGCTG gaaacaaaaaagggcTTCTCTTGCCACACACCACCACGGACCAAG AACTTCAACATCTGAGGAACAGCCTCCCTGATCAAGTTGTTGTTCAGCGTATAGAAGAGAAGCTATCTGCTCTAGGAAATTGCATAGCTTGCAATGACCATGTTGCTCTTGCACACACTGATCTTGACAGG GAAACTGAGGAGATGGTTGCAGATGTTCTTGGAGTAGAAGTTTTTAGGCAGACCATTGCTGGTAACATTCTTGTTGGTAGCTACTGCACCTTTTCCAACAGAGGTGGCTTG GTCCATCCCCATACATCCATTGAAGACTTGGATGAACTTTCAACACTCCTTCAGGTCCCTTTGGTGGCTGGGACAGTGAATCGCGGTAGTGAAGTGATAGCTGCAGGGATGACTGTTAATGACTGGACAGCATTCTGTGGATCAGACACTACGGCAACAGAACTATCTGTCATCGAGAGCGTCTTCAAATTGAGGGAGGCCCAACCTAGTGCcattgtggatgagatgaggAAATCGTTGATTGACAGCTATGTctga
- the LOC117917823 gene encoding uncharacterized protein LOC117917823 isoform X1 yields the protein MDAKSVEKTPGILIVGSSSVGKRTLLSRLLSVDFEDGADSSSEILVHGWIINTKYYTADVSVWMAHLHEGFSIGNLPMLDQLAALVMVFDMNDLSSFVALQDWVSHTDIQNFDILLCVGNKVDLVPGHSAHVEYRRRLQRLGDLSAEPYSEFSDYGISETEGSSLLGDEESPWEISRSCLEWCSERNIEYIEACASNADFDKCLSVNGDSQGVDRILGALSAHMWPGMTLKSGDKIMEPSLPENQELSEEESDYEIEYEILSAGSAEPWDDTDEVWVSASGPTASTSTSRSLTQNVEIEEHDQEKKNRGDARELQVSTSTAPSQEEINGEMVPKVNETDEAVEVDEGRHLKYEDLEQLMSEIGNMRDSLRLMPDFQRREMAANLAMKMAAMFGDGSDEEGFDG from the exons ATGGATGCGAAATCTGTGGAGAAGACGCCCGGAATCTTGATCGTCGGATCCTCCTCCGTCGGTAAACGTACTCTCCTCTCCC GGTTGCTTTCTGTGGATTTTGAAGATGGTGCTGATTCCTCTTCTGAAATACTTGTTCATGG GTGGATTATCAACACAAAGTACTATACGGCTGATGTTTCAGTATGGATGGCTCATCTTCATGAAGGGTTTTCGATAGGGAACCTGCCAATGCTTGACCAGTTGGCTGCTTTGGTCATGGTTTTCGACATGAATGAT CTGTCATCTTTTGTTGCACTTCAAGATTGGGTTTCTCACACtgatattcaaaattttgacataTTATTATGTGTTGGGAACAAAGTGGATCTTGTTCCAGGCCATTCAGCTCATGTGGAGTACAGAAGACGACTGCAGCGGCTTGGTGACTTGTCTGCTGAACCTTATTCAGAGTTCTCCGATTATGGAATATCTGAAACTGAAGGAAGTAGTTTGTTAGGGGATGAAGAATCACCATGGGAGATAAGCAGGTCATGTTTGGAGTGGTGCAGCGAACGCAACATTGAATACATTGAAGCTTGTGCATCCAACGCTGATTTTGACAAAT GTTTGTCAGTTAATGGTGATTCACAAGGAGTTGATAGAATCCTGGGTGCACTTTCTGCTCATATGTGGCCTGGAATGACCCTGAAATCGGGTGATAAGATCATGGAACCATCATTACCTGAAAACcaag AGTTGTCAGAAGAAGAATCTGATTATGAAATTGAGTATGAAATCCTCTCTGCTGGTTCAGCTGAGCCATGGGATGACACAGACGAGGTATGGGTGTCTGCAAGTGGTCCTACTGCATCCACAAGTACAAGCAGATCACTCACTCAGAATGTTGAAATCGAAGAACATGatcaagagaagaaaaacagaggtgATGCAAGAGAGCTTCAAGTCTCAACATCAACAGCTCCATCACAGGAAGAGATTAATGGGGAGATGGTACCCAAAGTGAATGAAACTGATGAAGCTGTGGAGGTAGATGAGGGTAGACACCTTAAATATGAAGATCTTGAACAGTTGATGTCTGAGATCGGGAACATGCGTGACAGCTTGAGGTTGATGCCTGATTTTCAAAGGAGGGAAATGGCTGCAAATCTTGCCATGAAAATGGCTGCCATGTTTGGGGACGGCAGTGATGAAGAGGGATTTGATGGATGA